One stretch of Enterobacter sp. RHBSTW-00994 DNA includes these proteins:
- a CDS encoding anion permease produces the protein MNTKTAVTPTVASKPTDGNKKRLLMMALPIIVAVLLLFVPVPDGLPPYAWHYFAIFVGVIVGLIFEPLPGAVIGLTGVVAIALCSQWVLFSPEQLADPKFKLAGASFKWAVSGFGNSTVWLIFGAFMFAAGYDKTRFGRRLALILVKYLGRRSLTLGYAITFADLLLAPFTPSNTARSGGTIYPIIANLPPLYGSKPNDPSARKIGSYLMWVAITAACITSSMFLSALAPNLLALALVKSIVGINISWGTWFIAFLPLGVLLILVMPLLAYWFYPPEVKVNDEVPLWACRELEKLGKLSRNEILLLVFVCCALLMWIFAAAWIEPAMAALLIVSLMLWTGVLEWNDITGNKAAWNTFVWFATLVALADGLSSTGFISWLGKEGGLLMSGISPGVATIVLLLAFYLLHYLFASTTAHTTALLPAMLTIAATIPGMNMEVFVLLMVTSLGIMGIITPYGTGPSPIYYGSGYLPTKDYWRLGTIFGAIFLAALLLIGYPWMSMMF, from the coding sequence ATGAATACAAAAACTGCTGTAACGCCCACAGTGGCGAGCAAGCCAACAGACGGAAATAAAAAACGTCTGCTGATGATGGCACTGCCGATTATCGTCGCGGTACTGCTGCTGTTTGTTCCTGTACCTGATGGATTGCCTCCCTATGCATGGCATTACTTCGCCATCTTTGTCGGTGTCATCGTCGGGTTAATCTTCGAACCTTTACCGGGCGCAGTCATTGGCCTGACGGGTGTCGTGGCCATTGCACTGTGCAGCCAGTGGGTGCTGTTCAGCCCGGAACAACTGGCTGATCCAAAGTTCAAACTCGCAGGTGCGTCCTTTAAATGGGCCGTGAGCGGCTTTGGTAACTCAACGGTATGGCTGATTTTCGGTGCATTCATGTTCGCCGCAGGCTATGACAAAACGCGCTTCGGTCGCCGTCTGGCGCTGATTCTGGTGAAATATCTGGGCCGCCGCAGCCTCACTCTCGGGTATGCCATCACCTTCGCCGATCTGCTGCTGGCTCCGTTTACTCCCTCCAATACCGCGCGTAGTGGCGGGACCATCTACCCGATTATCGCCAACCTGCCGCCGCTGTATGGTTCTAAACCGAACGACCCAAGCGCACGTAAGATTGGTTCTTACCTGATGTGGGTCGCAATTACCGCAGCCTGTATCACCAGTTCAATGTTCCTCTCCGCCCTGGCCCCTAACCTGCTGGCACTGGCGCTGGTGAAAAGCATCGTAGGGATTAACATCTCCTGGGGGACCTGGTTCATTGCCTTCCTTCCACTGGGTGTCCTGCTGATTTTAGTTATGCCGCTGCTGGCCTACTGGTTCTACCCACCTGAAGTAAAAGTGAATGATGAAGTGCCGCTGTGGGCATGCCGTGAGCTGGAAAAACTGGGCAAACTGTCACGTAATGAAATCCTGCTGCTGGTGTTTGTATGCTGTGCGCTGCTGATGTGGATCTTCGCTGCCGCCTGGATTGAACCTGCGATGGCTGCTCTGCTCATTGTCAGCCTGATGCTGTGGACTGGCGTGCTGGAATGGAACGACATCACCGGTAACAAAGCGGCCTGGAACACTTTCGTCTGGTTCGCCACGCTGGTCGCCCTGGCTGACGGCCTCTCCTCTACGGGCTTCATCAGCTGGTTGGGTAAGGAAGGTGGCTTGTTGATGAGCGGCATCTCTCCGGGTGTTGCCACCATCGTTCTGCTGCTGGCGTTCTACCTGCTGCACTACCTGTTCGCCAGCACCACCGCGCACACCACAGCGTTGCTGCCCGCGATGCTGACCATCGCCGCCACGATCCCAGGCATGAACATGGAAGTGTTTGTTCTGCTGATGGTGACATCCCTCGGTATCATGGGGATCATCACCCCATACGGTACTGGCCCAAGCCCGATTTACTATGGTAGTGGCTACCTGCCGACCAAAGATTACTGGCGTCTGGGTACGATCTTCGGGGCCATCTTCCTGGCCGCCCTACTGCTGATTGGCTATCCGTGGATGTCAATGATGTTCTGA
- the fumA gene encoding class I fumarate hydratase FumA yields the protein MSNKPFVYQDPFPLEKDNTEYYLLTKEHVSVAEFEGQEILKVEPEALTLLAQQAFHDAAFMLRPSHQKQVAAILSDPDASENDKYVALQFLRNSEIAAKGILPTCQDTGTAIIMGKKGQRVWTGGGDEAALSQGVYNTYIEDNLRYSQNAALDMYKEVNTGTNLPAQIDLYSVDGNEYKFLCMAKGGGSANKTYLYQETKALITPAKLKNYLVEKMRTLGTAACPPYHIAFVIGGTSAESTLKTVKLASTRYYDGLPTEGNAHGQAFRDVQLEQELLQEAQNLGLGAQFGGKYFAHDIRVIRLPRHGASCPIGMGVSCSADRNIKAKINRDGIWIEKLEHNPGQYIPESLRRQGEGEVVSINLNRPMNEILAQLSAHPVSTRLSLNGTIIVARDIAHARLKELLDNGEELPQYVKDHPIYYAGPAKTPEGYASGSLGPTTAGRMDSYVDLLQSHGASMVMLAKGNRSQQVTDACHKHGGFYLGSIGGPAAVLAQNSIKSLECVAYPELGMEAIWKIEVENFPAFILVDDKGNDFFQQIQNKQCAGCSQR from the coding sequence ATGTCGAATAAACCGTTTGTTTACCAGGATCCGTTCCCACTGGAAAAAGACAACACCGAATACTATTTGCTGACTAAAGAGCATGTCTCTGTTGCCGAATTTGAAGGACAGGAAATCCTGAAAGTGGAGCCAGAAGCCCTGACACTTCTGGCACAACAAGCCTTCCACGATGCAGCATTTATGCTGCGTCCTTCTCACCAGAAACAAGTTGCGGCCATCCTTAGCGACCCCGACGCCAGTGAAAACGACAAATACGTTGCACTGCAGTTCCTGCGTAACTCTGAAATTGCTGCCAAAGGCATTCTGCCAACCTGCCAGGACACCGGCACAGCGATCATCATGGGTAAAAAAGGCCAGCGCGTCTGGACAGGCGGTGGCGATGAAGCCGCTCTGAGCCAGGGCGTATATAACACCTACATCGAAGACAACCTGCGTTACTCCCAGAATGCAGCGCTGGATATGTATAAAGAGGTGAATACCGGTACGAACCTGCCAGCCCAGATCGATCTCTACAGCGTGGATGGCAACGAGTATAAATTCCTGTGCATGGCAAAAGGCGGCGGTTCAGCTAACAAAACCTATCTTTACCAGGAAACCAAAGCGCTGATTACACCCGCTAAATTGAAAAATTACCTGGTTGAGAAGATGCGAACCCTGGGAACGGCGGCCTGCCCTCCTTACCATATCGCGTTTGTTATCGGCGGAACCTCTGCTGAAAGTACGCTGAAAACCGTGAAACTGGCCTCCACCCGTTACTACGACGGTTTACCCACCGAAGGGAATGCGCATGGCCAGGCATTCCGTGATGTTCAGCTTGAACAGGAACTGTTGCAGGAAGCGCAGAATCTCGGTCTGGGCGCGCAGTTTGGCGGAAAATATTTTGCCCATGACATCCGCGTGATCCGTCTGCCACGCCACGGTGCATCTTGCCCGATTGGTATGGGTGTATCCTGCTCCGCAGACCGTAACATCAAGGCCAAAATCAACCGCGACGGTATCTGGATTGAAAAACTGGAACATAATCCAGGGCAGTACATTCCGGAATCACTGCGTCGGCAGGGCGAAGGTGAAGTGGTCAGCATTAACCTAAACCGCCCAATGAATGAGATCCTGGCACAGCTTTCCGCGCATCCAGTGTCTACTCGTTTATCACTGAACGGGACCATCATCGTGGCGCGTGATATTGCCCACGCCAGGCTGAAAGAGCTTCTCGACAATGGCGAAGAACTGCCGCAGTACGTGAAAGATCACCCGATCTATTACGCAGGACCAGCTAAAACGCCTGAAGGCTATGCATCCGGCTCACTCGGCCCAACCACCGCAGGCCGTATGGACTCCTACGTAGACTTACTGCAATCTCACGGGGCGAGCATGGTCATGCTGGCGAAAGGCAACCGTAGCCAGCAGGTCACAGATGCTTGCCATAAACATGGTGGTTTCTACCTGGGTAGCATCGGTGGCCCGGCGGCTGTGCTGGCGCAAAACAGCATCAAGAGCCTGGAGTGTGTGGCTTACCCAGAACTGGGCATGGAAGCTATCTGGAAAATCGAGGTTGAAAACTTCCCGGCGTTTATCCTGGTGGATGACAAAGGCAACGATTTCTTCCAGCAAATCCAGAACAAACAGTGCGCAGGTTGTTCCCAGCGCTAA
- the mtfA gene encoding DgsA anti-repressor MtfA, whose product MIKWPWKSNDASRNMALPWDEALAIPVLANLPPDEQSKLIQLADRFLQQKRLVALQGFELDALKSTRIALLFCLPVLELGIEWLDGFHEVLIYPAPFVVDDEWQDDIGLVHNQRVVQSGQSWQQGPIILNWLDIQDSFDASGFNLIIHEVAHKLDTRNGDRASGVPLIPLREVAGWEHDLHAAMDNIQDEIDLVGESAASIDAYAATDPAECFAVLSEYFFSAPELFAPRFPALWQRFSHFYQQDPLQRLRKNEEHGGNSPTQVH is encoded by the coding sequence ATGATTAAGTGGCCCTGGAAATCGAATGATGCAAGTCGAAATATGGCGCTGCCCTGGGATGAGGCACTGGCAATCCCTGTGCTGGCCAATCTCCCACCGGACGAACAGTCAAAGCTGATTCAACTGGCAGATCGTTTTCTGCAGCAAAAGCGCCTGGTGGCGCTGCAAGGTTTTGAGCTGGATGCCTTAAAAAGTACCCGCATCGCCCTGCTCTTCTGCTTACCTGTCCTGGAGCTCGGCATCGAGTGGCTGGATGGTTTCCACGAAGTCCTCATCTATCCTGCACCGTTTGTGGTGGATGACGAATGGCAGGATGATATCGGCCTTGTGCACAACCAGCGCGTAGTGCAATCAGGACAAAGCTGGCAGCAAGGTCCCATCATCCTCAACTGGCTGGATATTCAGGACTCCTTCGACGCCTCAGGTTTTAACCTCATCATTCACGAAGTGGCGCATAAACTGGATACCCGCAATGGTGATCGGGCCAGTGGTGTACCGCTGATCCCATTACGCGAAGTGGCTGGCTGGGAACATGACTTGCATGCCGCGATGGACAACATCCAGGATGAGATCGACCTGGTGGGTGAGAGTGCTGCCAGCATTGATGCCTATGCCGCCACCGATCCTGCGGAATGTTTTGCTGTGTTGTCAGAATACTTCTTCAGTGCGCCTGAGTTGTTTGCCCCCCGCTTCCCGGCCCTGTGGCAGCGTTTTAGCCATTTTTACCAGCAAGATCCATTGCAGCGTTTACGTAAGAATGAGGAACATGGTGGCAATTCGCCCACTCAAGTTCACTAA
- the ldtA gene encoding L,D-transpeptidase, producing the protein MIRLSSLAFVLAAVTQSALAVSYPLPPEGSRLVGAPLTVTVPEGNTQPLEYYAAQYGQGFSNMQEANPGVDPFLPKAGTQLTIPQQVILPDTVRQGIVVNVAEMRLYYYPAEGNTVEILPIGIGQAGRETPRNWVTKVERKQEAPAWTPTPNTRREYAKEGKTLPAFVPPGEDNPMGLYAIYIGKLYAIHGTNANFGIGLRVSQGCIRLRNDDIKYLFDNVPVGTRVQLIDQPVKATTEPDGSRWVEVHEPLSRNRAEFESTNRVPLPITPALRTQLKGDGVDGVKADAALDRRSGMPVKISF; encoded by the coding sequence ATGATCCGTTTGTCCTCGCTTGCCTTTGTGCTTGCTGCCGTTACCCAGAGCGCTCTGGCCGTATCTTATCCGCTTCCACCGGAAGGGAGCCGTTTGGTTGGCGCACCATTAACCGTAACGGTCCCGGAAGGGAATACCCAACCGCTGGAGTATTATGCCGCGCAGTACGGTCAAGGTTTCAGCAATATGCAGGAGGCTAACCCTGGCGTAGATCCCTTCCTGCCAAAAGCCGGAACCCAGTTAACTATTCCGCAGCAAGTGATTTTGCCGGATACCGTGCGTCAGGGCATTGTGGTTAACGTTGCCGAAATGCGGCTTTACTACTATCCGGCAGAGGGTAATACGGTGGAGATCTTACCGATTGGCATCGGTCAGGCTGGACGTGAAACCCCGCGTAACTGGGTGACAAAGGTGGAGCGTAAGCAAGAAGCGCCGGCCTGGACGCCAACGCCAAATACCCGACGGGAGTACGCGAAGGAAGGCAAGACCCTGCCTGCTTTCGTACCGCCGGGAGAGGATAATCCGATGGGGCTGTACGCGATTTATATTGGCAAGCTGTACGCAATCCACGGGACTAATGCCAACTTTGGGATCGGGCTGCGGGTGAGCCAGGGCTGTATTCGTCTGCGCAACGACGACATCAAATACCTGTTCGATAATGTCCCGGTGGGGACGCGTGTACAGCTTATCGATCAGCCGGTGAAAGCCACCACAGAACCGGACGGTAGCCGTTGGGTGGAAGTTCATGAGCCGTTGTCACGCAATCGTGCTGAATTCGAGTCAACGAACAGAGTGCCACTGCCGATCACGCCCGCATTGCGGACGCAACTTAAAGGGGACGGTGTTGATGGCGTGAAGGCCGATGCGGCCCTGGATCGCCGCTCTGGAATGCCCGTGAAGATCAGCTTCTGA
- a CDS encoding LysR family transcriptional regulator gives MLENMKAFRMVVECQGFRAAAIAMKLSPAMVSRRIEKLEFEVNTQLIKRNSRRISLTAAGEQFYQRCLLIIDEYESCLRDVKSLSNAVSGNLKVGIPHSISNLHVIPHLKDFFECYPNLKLDIVTGNHCMELFSHGFDLALQCGPLPDSNLYYSLIGYWRKHTCLSRSYAQQHGMPSHPDELHKHTCLLHFDNHRRSWKFMIENECTEIRPHYMSRVSNSLDLCNMVHQGLGICYLPDFTIKAGIESGEIITVLDEFMPPPLPMYVVHINPRPSPKEQAFIDFIRTLNLATAPDPAS, from the coding sequence ATGCTGGAAAATATGAAAGCATTCAGGATGGTTGTGGAATGTCAGGGATTCCGGGCCGCCGCGATTGCCATGAAACTCTCACCGGCCATGGTAAGCCGCAGAATTGAGAAGCTGGAGTTCGAAGTCAACACGCAGCTTATCAAACGCAATTCGCGTCGCATTTCCCTTACGGCCGCCGGTGAACAGTTTTATCAGCGCTGTCTGCTGATTATTGATGAGTATGAATCCTGCCTCAGGGACGTGAAGAGTCTCAGTAATGCAGTCAGCGGCAACCTCAAGGTTGGGATCCCCCACTCCATCAGTAATCTGCATGTTATTCCACATCTGAAAGACTTTTTTGAGTGTTATCCAAATCTTAAACTGGATATCGTCACCGGAAACCACTGCATGGAACTGTTCAGCCACGGTTTTGATCTGGCATTACAGTGTGGCCCATTGCCCGACAGCAATCTGTACTACTCGCTTATTGGTTACTGGCGAAAACATACCTGCCTCTCGCGCAGCTATGCGCAGCAGCACGGCATGCCATCACATCCTGACGAACTGCACAAACATACCTGTCTGCTGCACTTTGATAATCACCGGCGTTCCTGGAAATTCATGATCGAGAACGAATGCACAGAGATCCGTCCCCATTACATGTCCAGAGTTAGCAACAGCCTTGACCTCTGCAATATGGTTCATCAAGGGCTTGGGATTTGCTACCTCCCGGATTTCACCATCAAAGCCGGTATTGAATCAGGCGAAATTATTACCGTACTGGATGAGTTTATGCCTCCGCCGTTACCGATGTATGTGGTGCATATTAATCCGCGTCCGTCCCCCAAAGAACAGGCATTCATTGATTTTATTCGCACCCTCAATCTGGCGACCGCTCCGGATCCAGCATCCTGA
- a CDS encoding DUF6282 family protein, giving the protein MTRQFFAYWASRLQFLDVHYHARPDSYHRRYSAFEAGQQYARYQGGVVLKNHLGSVSALAAAMQEMSLPVFGSVVLNAAAGGVSLNTVRQALSQYQFEGAPRLLVHLPTVVSTAHKSTLSRTFSNEYARYFAGQPLSVTDEDGKLRSDVEALIHFARHHDIVLSSGHTSKDQTLRLIEAVERVGGVRLMLNQPANPITGFSAAELRALGEHDWLYVEQCALTLYLGYQTPQDMYDVLTQVNNVVYSSDLGQPAQPDIGEWLEDSRRWFQAAGLSAERIDAVTRLNPLRMLDPERSPD; this is encoded by the coding sequence ATGACCCGTCAATTTTTCGCGTACTGGGCATCCCGGCTGCAGTTTCTGGACGTGCATTATCACGCGCGTCCGGATAGCTACCATCGGCGCTACTCGGCATTTGAAGCCGGGCAGCAGTATGCCCGGTATCAGGGTGGGGTAGTATTGAAGAACCACCTGGGGAGCGTGAGTGCGCTGGCGGCGGCTATGCAGGAGATGTCGCTGCCTGTGTTTGGCTCCGTGGTGCTCAATGCGGCTGCGGGAGGAGTGAGCCTGAATACGGTACGCCAGGCGCTGAGCCAGTATCAGTTTGAGGGTGCTCCCCGGTTGCTGGTGCATTTACCCACGGTGGTTTCCACTGCACACAAGAGCACACTTTCAAGAACATTCAGTAATGAATATGCCCGCTATTTTGCCGGACAACCGCTCTCTGTAACCGATGAAGACGGTAAATTACGCTCTGACGTTGAGGCGCTGATCCATTTCGCACGACATCATGACATTGTGCTTTCTTCCGGACACACCTCGAAAGATCAAACGCTGCGCCTTATTGAAGCCGTGGAACGTGTTGGCGGCGTCCGGTTGATGTTGAACCAACCGGCAAACCCGATCACGGGGTTTTCGGCGGCAGAACTCCGCGCGCTGGGAGAACACGACTGGCTCTATGTCGAGCAGTGCGCGTTGACGCTGTACCTCGGCTACCAGACCCCGCAGGACATGTATGATGTTCTGACGCAGGTGAACAATGTGGTTTACAGCTCTGATCTGGGCCAACCCGCCCAGCCGGATATCGGTGAATGGCTGGAAGACAGCCGACGCTGGTTCCAGGCCGCCGGACTCAGTGCAGAGCGGATTGATGCAGTGACCCGGTTAAACCCGCTCAGGATGCTGGATCCGGAGCGGTCGCCAGATTGA
- a CDS encoding RraA family protein — protein MTTKKTIKERLLALDTAAVSDALDSLYIAGGLLGIKPQISGKKIAGPAFTVQYEACTPEKNRFMNAGNYIDQVPAGAVIVVDNGGRLDCTSWGNILTTKAVQKQIAGSVIYGSARDIADIRQMDYPLFACNIYMVSGKNRARVKEVQCALDIHGVTVCPGDWVFGDDNGVLVIPGEHLEEVIRRAENVENTERQILSTINAGTPLDVARQQLGYDVPWENNV, from the coding sequence ATGACAACCAAAAAAACGATTAAAGAGCGCTTGTTGGCCCTGGACACGGCTGCTGTCTCTGATGCGCTGGACAGTTTGTACATTGCGGGTGGGCTGTTGGGTATTAAGCCGCAGATCAGCGGAAAGAAAATCGCGGGGCCGGCTTTTACCGTTCAATATGAAGCCTGTACGCCGGAAAAAAATCGCTTCATGAATGCCGGTAACTATATTGATCAGGTTCCGGCCGGAGCCGTTATTGTGGTGGACAACGGTGGACGTCTGGACTGCACGAGCTGGGGGAATATTCTGACCACTAAAGCGGTGCAAAAGCAGATTGCCGGGTCTGTCATCTATGGTTCAGCCCGTGATATTGCCGATATTCGCCAGATGGATTACCCCCTGTTCGCCTGCAATATCTATATGGTTTCCGGAAAAAACCGGGCGCGGGTAAAAGAGGTGCAGTGCGCGCTTGATATCCACGGTGTGACCGTTTGCCCTGGCGACTGGGTATTTGGCGACGACAATGGCGTGCTGGTGATCCCCGGCGAACATCTGGAAGAGGTGATCCGGCGTGCGGAAAATGTCGAAAATACCGAACGGCAGATCCTGAGTACCATCAATGCCGGCACACCGCTGGACGTTGCCCGTCAGCAACTGGGTTATGACGTTCCCTGGGAAAATAACGTATGA
- a CDS encoding isocitrate/isopropylmalate dehydrogenase family protein, whose protein sequence is MKKNVLVLPGDGIGQEVCEAALPVISAMDLPITLTFGEIGWACWTREGNPVPNQTWEKIAGADAVLLGAITSKGKAQAQQALPLPLQQKGIEYVSPVIQLRQKLGLFANIRPVKYVAGDRRPFRCCVIRENTEGLYAGMDFKGVRPAVSGWLKHPNLDKYGPEEAAWTVRLQTRYGLERLFQTAFEYARKHHFTRVTFADKPNVMRESGHFAGSIFHEVAARFPEITADIHNVDAIALWLVRKPHEFGVIVAENMFGDILSDLAAGVMGGLGLAPSANIGSHVAYFEPVHGSAPGMAGQGKANPCAMFYTIALMLEYLGFESQAEKLQHAVDRVVRDGKVATYDLGGTASTREMAQDIIRELLHPALGKTASVITIGDELLSGQYPNSNQQHISQRLEAAQHQVRFQASCADNIAQISTLITSRIGQDDLIVICGGLGPTSDDKTREAVAQSLGRPLIYDEDVWATIQAQLKAFGVKNDPSNRQQARFPDGVSVLDNPSGTAPGFYTSIAGSQVVVLPGPPSQALPMLDGLLSGREHSEPAKTTSTWTLIGISESEVGSIVSGLVSSTAWDVHFLWKSPYVIVQIETPEHSPLPLPVRQSLDRALRPYLVSKRNKTASEILQNACNVRWQTADAELSSYLPVARKKAGSEPVLCIDVAVNPPLVDVLESDTRLGQMTMSVHHQDGKKHQMTFPLNKALLAQTLPEYAAWCVLKTLTMQNG, encoded by the coding sequence ATGAAAAAAAATGTGCTGGTGTTACCGGGCGATGGAATTGGTCAGGAGGTTTGCGAGGCTGCGCTACCTGTTATCAGTGCTATGGATCTTCCCATTACGCTCACCTTTGGCGAGATTGGCTGGGCATGCTGGACGCGGGAGGGAAACCCCGTACCAAACCAAACCTGGGAAAAAATCGCCGGGGCAGACGCGGTGCTGCTTGGCGCAATAACCAGTAAAGGGAAAGCGCAGGCGCAGCAGGCTTTACCTCTGCCTCTCCAGCAGAAAGGTATCGAGTATGTTTCGCCGGTGATCCAGCTCCGCCAGAAACTGGGGCTGTTTGCCAATATCCGCCCGGTGAAATATGTCGCAGGGGATCGACGTCCTTTTCGCTGCTGCGTGATTCGGGAAAACACAGAAGGTTTGTACGCCGGGATGGATTTTAAAGGGGTTAGACCGGCGGTTTCCGGCTGGCTGAAGCACCCTAATCTGGACAAGTATGGCCCGGAAGAGGCTGCCTGGACGGTTCGTCTGCAAACCCGTTATGGACTGGAGCGCCTGTTTCAGACGGCCTTTGAGTATGCCCGTAAGCACCACTTTACCCGCGTCACATTTGCCGATAAACCCAATGTGATGCGCGAGAGTGGTCACTTTGCGGGAAGCATTTTCCATGAGGTGGCTGCGCGTTTTCCTGAGATCACGGCAGATATCCATAATGTCGATGCCATTGCCCTCTGGCTGGTGCGTAAGCCCCATGAGTTCGGCGTGATTGTCGCAGAAAATATGTTTGGGGATATTTTGTCCGACTTAGCCGCAGGGGTGATGGGCGGTTTAGGCCTTGCACCAAGCGCCAATATTGGCAGCCATGTTGCCTACTTTGAGCCAGTACATGGCAGCGCGCCAGGGATGGCTGGACAGGGGAAAGCCAACCCGTGTGCCATGTTTTACACCATTGCACTGATGCTGGAGTATCTGGGCTTTGAGTCACAAGCCGAAAAACTTCAGCATGCGGTTGACCGGGTGGTTCGGGACGGGAAAGTGGCTACCTACGATTTGGGAGGGACGGCATCCACACGGGAAATGGCGCAGGACATCATCCGGGAACTGCTTCACCCGGCGCTCGGGAAAACGGCCAGCGTGATCACCATCGGTGATGAACTGTTGTCCGGGCAATACCCGAACAGCAATCAGCAGCACATCAGCCAGCGGCTTGAGGCGGCGCAGCATCAGGTGAGATTTCAGGCGTCCTGCGCGGACAACATTGCCCAGATCAGCACTCTGATAACCTCGCGTATCGGACAGGACGATCTCATTGTCATTTGCGGCGGGCTTGGCCCCACCTCCGACGATAAAACCCGCGAGGCGGTGGCACAGTCTCTCGGCAGGCCCTTAATTTATGATGAGGATGTCTGGGCCACTATTCAGGCGCAGCTCAAGGCGTTTGGGGTGAAAAACGATCCGTCTAACCGCCAACAGGCCAGATTTCCCGACGGCGTTAGCGTTCTGGATAACCCGTCCGGTACGGCCCCTGGGTTTTACACCAGCATAGCCGGCAGCCAGGTGGTGGTTCTGCCTGGTCCTCCTTCTCAGGCGTTGCCTATGCTTGATGGCCTGTTATCAGGCCGCGAGCACAGCGAACCGGCAAAGACAACATCCACCTGGACGCTGATTGGAATCAGCGAAAGCGAGGTTGGCTCAATCGTGAGCGGCTTAGTCTCTTCGACGGCGTGGGATGTGCATTTTTTATGGAAAAGTCCCTATGTGATTGTGCAAATAGAAACGCCGGAACACAGCCCGTTACCACTTCCGGTGCGGCAAAGTCTGGATCGGGCACTACGTCCGTATCTGGTGAGTAAACGTAACAAAACGGCGAGTGAGATATTGCAGAACGCCTGCAACGTTCGCTGGCAGACGGCCGATGCGGAGCTGTCGTCTTATTTGCCAGTGGCCAGAAAAAAGGCGGGAAGTGAGCCTGTGCTTTGCATCGACGTTGCGGTTAACCCCCCTCTGGTCGACGTGCTGGAGAGTGATACACGGCTGGGGCAAATGACGATGTCGGTCCACCATCAGGATGGCAAGAAACACCAGATGACCTTTCCCCTGAATAAAGCACTTCTGGCGCAAACCCTGCCTGAGTACGCGGCCTGGTGCGTACTGAAAACCCTGACAATGCAAAATGGATGA
- a CDS encoding 3-hydroxy-3-methylglutaryl-CoA lyase, giving the protein MINNIDVTLRDGGYQNGFHFPTDYAIKHVQALVESGVEWVEIGYRNGSFKPIPNIGITGMSPDDYIQQIHHAVPDAKLVVIAHPHNINHDDVVRMKMHGVSLLRICIKTDNPQPALALCEFAKMSGLRVSMNFTRASQINVNTLIDVAAQCEKAGADIICIADSNGSLRPEQTSRLVNVLKCTTRVDVGFHAHDNLGLAMANAIEAVKAGATFIDSSLTGMGKGAGNLAMETWLALCNFNSGADIYQTEVIFRQVQQLQSQACFNASHRSVVDMILGVKNLSVDYRKMIEEKLSEDLSNTFTAIDHVITGTAA; this is encoded by the coding sequence ATGATTAATAATATCGATGTCACATTACGGGATGGTGGTTATCAGAATGGTTTCCACTTTCCGACAGACTACGCCATTAAACATGTTCAGGCGCTGGTGGAAAGCGGCGTTGAGTGGGTTGAAATAGGTTATCGGAACGGGTCTTTTAAGCCGATCCCTAATATTGGTATTACGGGGATGTCACCCGATGACTATATTCAGCAGATTCACCATGCCGTACCGGATGCTAAATTAGTGGTGATTGCCCATCCGCACAATATTAATCACGATGATGTGGTTCGTATGAAAATGCACGGTGTGAGTCTGCTCAGGATCTGTATTAAAACAGATAATCCACAACCGGCATTGGCATTATGCGAATTTGCCAAAATGAGTGGGTTACGTGTGAGTATGAATTTCACTCGTGCCAGCCAAATTAATGTTAATACGCTTATTGATGTGGCTGCACAATGCGAAAAAGCCGGGGCCGATATTATCTGTATCGCCGATTCAAATGGCAGCTTACGCCCGGAACAGACATCGCGGCTGGTCAACGTCCTTAAATGCACCACGCGTGTGGACGTGGGTTTCCACGCGCATGACAACCTGGGGCTGGCGATGGCAAATGCGATTGAGGCTGTCAAAGCCGGGGCAACGTTTATCGACAGTTCATTAACCGGAATGGGAAAAGGCGCGGGCAATCTCGCCATGGAGACCTGGCTTGCCCTGTGCAATTTCAACAGCGGCGCTGACATTTATCAGACGGAAGTGATCTTCAGACAGGTTCAACAGCTTCAGTCTCAGGCCTGTTTTAATGCTTCGCACCGCAGCGTGGTGGACATGATCCTCGGGGTGAAAAACCTGAGCGTGGACTACCGCAAAATGATTGAGGAGAAACTTTCCGAAGATCTCAGCAACACCTTTACGGCCATTGATCACGTTATTACCGGGACGGCAGCATGA